The Primulina huaijiensis isolate GDHJ02 chromosome 17, ASM1229523v2, whole genome shotgun sequence genome window below encodes:
- the LOC140963504 gene encoding glycerophosphocholine acyltransferase 1-like, whose protein sequence is MAAYEEIMEVEDSEGNSYGQVKLRFRDRSKAVAQTKEMLSKQADQTKQLLSKQADKIAKQAEEHERFINKVTHLLGVLGFGGFCFVLGARPQDVRYLYCLFYIIFVPLRWIYYRYKKWHYYLLDFCYYANTIFLVMILGYPRNEKLFMVCFSFAEGPLAWALIVWRCSLVFNSMDKIVSVFIHLLPGLVFFTIRWWDPLFFEAMHPEGTARRITWPYAESKSYLWTWLFLVPLVAYSVWQLLYFLIVDVLRGQRLLRDPEVMTSYREMSKRAQKANNIWWRLSVLLGDNNRLFMYILLQAIFTIATMALTVPIFLSYKLHVTFQLLKVTATVWNGGNFLIEVMPRQVILKEKKKTEKKPIEVQFDQSAEKENSMKANNSGDAIKS, encoded by the exons ATGGCAGCCTATGAAGAAATCATGGAGGTGGAGGATTCAGAAGGGAATTCATATGGGCAAGTTAAGCTAAGATTCAGAGATCGGTCCAAG GCAGTGGCTCAGACCAAGGAGATGCTGTCTAAACAAGCAGATCAGACCAAACAGCTCTTGTCCAAGCAAGCGGATAAGATCGCCAAACAGGCTGAAGAACATGAAAGATTCATCAACAAG GTGACGCATTTGCTTGGTGTTCTTGGCTTCGGAGGATTTTGCTTTGTTTTGGGGGCAA GGCCACAAGATGTGCGGTACCTATATTGTTTGTTTTACATTATTTTCGTTCCTCTTCGATGGATTTACTACCGATACAAGAAATGGCACTATTATCTTCTG GACTTTTGCTATTATGCAAATACAATCTTTTTGGTCATGATTCTGGGTTATCCTAGAAACGAGAAACTTTTCATGGTTTGCTTCTCATTTGCAGAG GGACCATTGGCATGGGCGCTCATTGTTTGGCGATGTAGCTTAGTTTTCAATTCTATGGACAAAATTGTAAGCGTCTTCATACATCTCTTGCCTG GATTGGTTTTCTTCACAATTCGATGGTGGGATCCTCTGTTTTTTGAAGCCATGCATCCCGAGGGAACAGCTCGGAGAATAACATGGCCCTATGCAGAAAGCAAATCATATCTGTGGACATGGCTTTTTTTGGTTCCTTTGGTGGCTTATAGTGTGTGGCAGCTTCTTTATTTTCTGATTGTAGATGTTTTACGTGGCCAAAGACTACTCAGAGATCCCGAAGTAATGACTTCCTACAG GGAAATGTCGAAGAGAGCCCAGAAAGCAAACAACATTTGGTGGCGTTTAAGTGTATTGCTTGGAGACAATAACCGCTTGTTTATGTACATTCTGCTTCAGGCCATATTCACCATAGCAACTATGGCACTCACTGTACCGATATTCTTATCTTACAAATTACACGTTACTTTCCAATTACTCAAGGTTACTGCAACTGTATGGAATGGAGGAAACTTCTTAATAGAAGTTATGCCGAGGCAGGTCATCTtgaaggagaagaagaaaacaGAGAAGAAGCCTATCGAGGTTCAGTTTGACCAATCTGCCGAGAAGGAGAACTCAATGAAAGCCAACAATTCTGGTGATGCAATAAAATCTTAG